Below is a genomic region from Deltaproteobacteria bacterium.
TCGAAGGTGTCTGTTATGTCGTCGCGGATAGTAAGTGTTCTGCCACTCTTGTAAAAACCCGCAATTTTCAGTTTATCCTGGTCGAGCAGGTTTTTAATTGCCGGGAGACACTTTTTGTCATAAACGGCGTGCAGCGGCTGCCAGCCATCTCCGGCATCGGGCGCCACAATATCGTAACAATCGCCTCGACTGATCATATACTCAATAAACTTTTTAGCGATAAAAGGCATGTCACAGGCACAAACAAAGGCCCGGTTATGGGATGCAAAGAATAGCCCCGTGTAAAGCCCACCCAGAGCGCCTTTGTCAGACACAATATCCGTCACGATGGTTACGTTCTGATCAAGATAGGCGAGCGGGTCATTGGCAACGATGATCACTTCCTCAAAAATATCCTTAAAGATGCCGACTGTGCGATCAATAATCCGGCTCCCATTAACGACCAGAAAGGCCTTGTTAGTCCCGATGCGACGGTTTTTACCACCGGCCAAAATTATCCCGGTCATCGGGTATAATCCCTGAGGATTGGTAGGCATGTCTCGACCTTCTGAGCTTTTTTATGGCACCTTACCCCGCCGAAGTCCATGTGTCAAGTTTGGGAAGTTTATCGTAGAATAGGACTTGCTTTTATCCACAATTGTCATTAAATCAGATAATCATATTTTTACAGGAGGAAGCGATGATCCAGAATATCACCGTCACCGACGCGGTCCGGAACTTCTCGGAACTGCTCAACAACATCCGTTACCAGGGCGAGCGATACACGATCATGAGGGGGGGAAAGCCGGCGGCGACCATCGGACCGGCGGCAGGTTCCGTGAAAGAACGGAAACTGTCCGACCTCAAAGATATTATGCGCAACCTTCCCCGTCTCGAAGACGATGGAGAGGCCTTCTCGCGAGATATTGCGCAGTCCATCATGGCGCAGCCGCCCGTCGGGGAAGGAAATCCATGGGCATAATCTTCGACACATCGGCGATCATCGGCATCGAACGTGGTCATGAATCTCTCGACACTCTCATCGCCGGACGGGAAGAAGAGCCTTTCGGCATCAGCGTCATCACGGCGGCCGAACTTCTGCACGGTGTCGAACGGGCTGATACGGAAGAGAGAAAACTCAGGCGGCAGGCCTTTGTGGAAAAAGTGATAGAATCCTTTCCGGTTTTCCCCTTCGATCTGATGACCGGCCGGATTTACGCCAGCATCTGGGCCGCCGTAGCAAAGAAAGGGTGGACCGTGGGCGCCCACGACCTCATCATCGCCGCCACCGCCATTTGCCTGGATTACACCGTCGTTACGGCCAACATCCGGGATTTC
It encodes:
- a CDS encoding molybdenum cofactor guanylyltransferase, whose translation is MTGIILAGGKNRRIGTNKAFLVVNGSRIIDRTVGIFKDIFEEVIIVANDPLAYLDQNVTIVTDIVSDKGALGGLYTGLFFASHNRAFVCACDMPFIAKKFIEYMISRGDCYDIVAPDAGDGWQPLHAVYDKKCLPAIKNLLDQDKLKIAGFYKSGRTLTIRDDITDTFDPEKKMFLNVNTYDDLQTITKES
- a CDS encoding type II toxin-antitoxin system VapC family toxin; translated protein: MGIIFDTSAIIGIERGHESLDTLIAGREEEPFGISVITAAELLHGVERADTEERKLRRQAFVEKVIESFPVFPFDLMTGRIYASIWAAVAKKGWTVGAHDLIIAATAICLDYTVVTANIRDFEKIPGIKFERLLLP